The following proteins come from a genomic window of Cervus canadensis isolate Bull #8, Minnesota chromosome 3, ASM1932006v1, whole genome shotgun sequence:
- the PPP1R3A gene encoding protein phosphatase 1 regulatory subunit 3A isoform X2, whose protein sequence is MFYLHNLSCLLQKKSLCNNFKYRKRYWNQPSILLDLQKEQEPEPEKLQEDVPNRQIKGCLKVKSSKEESSVTSDENNFENSKVTDTYIPTIVCSHEDKEDSETSNQNVKDVNREQDERNEKELEPMINQHLLRSTASGDEKNTVNFPNKAERLEKKQIHGDVYTDLFKRPLSSSSSAERSLKGDFYHKEKYFSGNEHTYQPSEEFTSDTGEIKPSLGNTSSDEVVQLHVSSKEVLDDNANPAKGRGRVQMSCPSADQLMADNLNKKLEGEAKEIEVKDWECLRDDFRLDFHSGKSIEKGSSKKDYGNSKNEEEEQRIYLGVNEKQSKSFQSVLHDQERKMSHSEISVEGMGASNRDLTALPSKDTTIHDQSIRADRFHSPRTNLSLEETVSATSDCDLSASKGTSLGGMPGQAGSPRNGNVLRNKYLFQAEEEKSVWINPEDQNKNTQHKQSWNVLESQERARGSKTTITEQSTEQADYEDMSGKRDDTRSLKVNPTQELFTCQETASCELSSLADHGITEKAEAGTAYMIKTTSESTLECMSAREKAIIAKLPQETARSDRPIEVKETAFDPHEGRNDDSHDTLCQRDTVGVIYDNDFEKESCSGICNVHVDEKEKEETIAIYNPGKTHDKKKCVIGNTTSVEESSQVITDNQKAASKLDIHLGMLPTDKKILPENRDHEQVQELSKRTNTAVMMHSSLNSDTNRTSQNGSQVSNHHAKSPVSSHEQATTIEHATTTMMLQSTSKSEYNCSPTSEIQGTEKHSHPASPLEEVSKSSGIVTSGSTKERCIGQIVKQGECSVEKPLGPTILISEASENIEGVKHENEGLINSGQSLYSSGDKESDSPASDSLPAQESQSQSESLLSKYINSKVPYFLLFLIFLVTIYQYDLMIGLAF, encoded by the exons TAAAGAAGAATCATCGGTAACATCAGATGAGAATAACTTTGAGAATTCAAAGGTTACAG ATACCTATATCCCAACAATTGTTTGTTCTCATGAGGACAAGGAAGACTCGGAAACCAGTAATCAAAATGTAAAAGATGTAAACAGGGAACAGGATGAACGTAATGAAAAAGAATTAGAGCCGATG ATAAACCAACACTTGCTAAGAAGTACTGCTTCTGGAGATGAAAAGAATACAGTCAATTTTCCAAATAAAGCTGAGAGGTTAGAGAAGAAGCAAATCCATGGTGATGTATACACTGACTTGTTTAAAAGGCCTTTGTCTTCAAGTTCATCAGCAGAAAGATCCTTAAAGGGAGATTTTTaccacaaggaaaaatatttctcaggAAATGAGCATACTTATCAACCTTCAGAGGAATTTACTTCAGATACAGGAGAAATCAAGCCATCACTGGGAAATACTAGTAGTGATGAAGTAGTACAATTACATGTTAGCAGCAAAGAAGTACTGGACGATAACGCTAATCCAGCCAAAGGGAGAGGCAGAGTGCAAATGTCTTGTCCCTCTGCAGACCAACTAATGGCAGACAACCTTAACAAAAAACTTGAAGGAGAAGCTAAAGAAATTGAAGTAAAAGATTGGGAATGTTTAAGAGATGACTTTCGCTTGGATTTCCATTCAGGAAAATCGATAGAAAAAGGATCTTCCAAGAAAGATTATGGCAATAGtaagaatgaggaggaggagcAAAGAATATATTTAGGTgttaatgaaaaacaaagcaaaagtttTCAATCAGTCTTACATGaccaagaaagaaagatgagCCACTCTGAAATAAGTGTGGAAGGGATGGGAGCCAGTAACAGAGACCTAACTGCTCTGCCGAGTAAAGACACCACAATTCACGACCAGTCAATCAGAGCAGATAGGTTTCATTCACCAAGGACAAATCTAAGCCTGGAGGAAACTGTGTCAGCGACCTCAGACTGTGATCTCTCAGCTAGCAAAGGCACTAGTCTAGGAGGGATGCCTGGTCAAGCTGGTTCACCAAGAAATGGAAATGTTTTGAGGAATAAGTACCTTTTCCAAgctgaagaagaaaaatcagtttgGATTAATCCTGAAGATCAGAATAAGAACACACAGCATAAACAAAGTTGGAATGTTCTGGAAAGTCAGGAAAGAGCAAGAGGGAGTAAGACAACTATAACAGAGCAGTCCACAGAACAAGCAGATTATGAAGACATGTCGGGAAAAAGAGATGATACAAGGAGCTTGAAAGTTAATCCTACACAAGAATTGTTTACCTGCCAAGAAACAGCAAGCTGTGAACTGTCTTCTCTAGCTGATCATGGTATTACTGAGAAAGCAGAAGCAGGTACAGCTTATATGATTAAGACAACATCAGAAAGTACTCTAGAATGCATGTCTGCTAGAGAAAAAGCAATAATTGCTAAGCTACCTCAAGAGACAGCACGAAGTGACAGGCCCATCGAGGTAAAGGAAACAGCGTTTGATCCACATGAAGGGAGAAATGATGATTCACATGATACCCTTTGTCAACGAGATACAGTAGGTGTAATCTATGACAATGATTTTGAAAAGGAGTCATGTTCAGGTATTTGTAATGTACATGTAgatgaaaaggagaaggaagaaaccaTAGCTATATACAATCCTGGGAAGACACATGACAAGAAGAAATGTGTCATTGGGAATACAACATCTGTAGAAGAATCCTCACAGGTCATTACAGACAATCAAAAAGCAGCCTCAAAACTAGATATACATTTGGGAATGTTACCAACAGACAAAAAAATACTTCCAGAAAATAGAGATCATGAGCAGGTCCAAGAATTATCAAAGAGAACAAATACAGCTGTCATGATGCATTCTTCTTTAAACTCAGACACTAATAGAACTTCTCAGAATGGCTCTCAGGTTTCCAATCACCATGCTAAAAGTCCGGTGTCATCTCACGAACAGGCCACTACTATAGAGCATGCAACTACTACCATGATGCTCCAATCTACTTCTAAGTCAGAATATAACTGTAGTCCAACAAGTGAAATCCAGGGTACTGAAAAGCACTCTCATCCTGCATCTCCACTGGAAGAAGTTTCTAAAAGTTCAGGAATAGTGACATCAGGTAGTACAAAGGAAAGATGTATAGGCCAGATTGTCAAACAAGGAGAATGCAGTGTGGAGAAACCTCTAGGGCCAACGATTTTAATCAGTGAAGCTTCTGAGAACATAGAGGGGGTAAAGCATGAAAATGAAGGATTAATAAACTCTGGACAATCACTGTACTCTTCAGGCGACAAGGAATCTGACAGCCCTGCTTCTGATAGTCTCCCTGCCCAGGAAAGTCAATCTCAAAGTGAATCTCTGCTTTCAAAATACATCAACTCTAAAGTACCTTACTTCCTTTTGTTTCTGATATTTCTTGTAACCATCTATCAGTATGACTTAATGATTGGCTTGGCATTCTAA